The following are encoded together in the Methylorubrum sp. B1-46 genome:
- a CDS encoding bifunctional diguanylate cyclase/phosphodiesterase, producing the protein MLVSLSVVQVIVYLFWNPANRAYLGMLEAVILPLAIVVLQQCWLWRSRPKPREVSVSFIRRAVLAAYIYGGLLASIPVMLFVGADPDGRLLIAASCAGLIATGMSAAVLPRVAIGFSGLIIAGSFFGLAATGERFYTYVAILLLFYAAFVCFTILHLSRLLKMRVVAQVDLERQQEFTNLLLNEFEENASDWLWETNAELRLQHVSPRLVEVARSSERQLLGLPLEQLLFPAVAPPDGHPSTVLWTCIAERRTFRNLVLPLNIAGEQRTWQLSGKPIFTNGVSFSGYRGVGSDVTEKRRSEERLSYLALHDSLTDLPNRVQFQQLLEAAREELGPDGRFAVLALDLDEFKSVNDTFGHAAGDGLLRAVAERLRRFASSDVQLARLAGDEFAILARGAAASDRHAIALLASDIVAAVASPFSISGIRVSVGVSIGIAVAPQDGGEEIMRRADLALYRTKGEGRNGYRFYEAEMDARIEARRALSTELRGALDRNEFLLYFQPIVTKEGRIRAFEALVRWDHPKRGFVSPADFIPLAEETGVIIPMGEWILQQACMIAAAWPSDISVAVNLSPIQFRHSDLVLLVNSALQESGLAASRLELEVTESVFLEATPAIKTALVKLRERGVRLSVDDFGTGYSSLSYLRRLAFDKIKIDQCFVRDLPHEQSGAAIVRAIIDLATSLKMTVIAEGVETEAQRRCLLSLGCHELQGYLFSKPVPAEEANALASQQGLRRGKIQAA; encoded by the coding sequence GTGCTCGTCAGCCTGAGCGTCGTCCAAGTCATCGTCTACCTGTTCTGGAATCCCGCCAATCGCGCGTATCTCGGCATGCTCGAAGCGGTCATTCTGCCGCTTGCGATTGTTGTGCTCCAACAATGCTGGCTCTGGCGTTCGCGTCCCAAGCCGCGTGAAGTGTCGGTCTCGTTCATCCGTCGCGCCGTCTTGGCCGCCTACATCTATGGCGGTCTGCTCGCCTCGATCCCGGTCATGCTGTTCGTCGGAGCCGATCCGGACGGGCGCCTGCTCATCGCCGCCAGTTGTGCAGGCCTCATCGCGACAGGGATGAGCGCCGCCGTGCTGCCGCGTGTCGCCATCGGCTTCTCTGGCCTCATCATCGCCGGATCCTTCTTCGGGTTGGCGGCGACGGGAGAGCGCTTCTACACCTACGTCGCGATCCTGCTCTTGTTCTACGCGGCCTTTGTCTGCTTCACGATCCTGCATCTCAGCCGCCTCCTGAAGATGCGCGTCGTCGCACAGGTCGACTTGGAGAGGCAGCAGGAATTCACAAATCTCCTGCTCAACGAATTCGAGGAGAATGCGAGCGACTGGCTCTGGGAAACGAACGCCGAGCTTCGCCTCCAGCATGTGTCGCCGCGGTTGGTCGAGGTCGCCCGCTCCTCGGAGCGCCAGCTCCTCGGCCTGCCTCTCGAGCAATTGCTGTTCCCCGCGGTCGCTCCGCCCGACGGGCATCCGAGCACGGTTCTGTGGACCTGCATCGCGGAGCGCCGCACCTTCCGCAACCTCGTCCTCCCGCTCAACATCGCGGGCGAGCAGCGCACGTGGCAACTGAGCGGAAAGCCGATCTTCACCAACGGTGTCAGCTTTTCAGGGTATCGCGGCGTCGGGTCCGACGTGACGGAGAAACGGCGGTCGGAGGAGCGCCTGTCCTATCTCGCGCTGCACGACTCGCTGACGGACCTCCCGAACCGGGTCCAGTTTCAGCAGCTTCTCGAAGCAGCCCGCGAAGAGCTCGGACCGGACGGGCGATTTGCGGTGCTTGCGCTGGATCTCGACGAGTTCAAGAGCGTGAACGACACGTTCGGGCACGCGGCCGGCGACGGGCTCCTGCGGGCCGTCGCCGAACGGTTACGGCGCTTCGCGTCCTCCGACGTGCAACTCGCCCGCCTCGCAGGCGACGAGTTCGCGATCCTCGCGAGAGGGGCGGCGGCGAGCGATCGCCACGCGATCGCGTTGCTGGCCAGCGACATCGTTGCGGCGGTCGCATCCCCCTTTTCCATCAGCGGCATCCGGGTGAGTGTCGGCGTGAGCATCGGCATTGCCGTCGCGCCCCAGGACGGCGGCGAGGAGATCATGCGGCGGGCCGACCTCGCGCTCTACCGAACCAAGGGTGAGGGCCGGAACGGATACCGCTTCTACGAAGCCGAGATGGACGCGCGGATCGAGGCGCGGCGCGCATTGTCGACGGAGCTGCGCGGGGCCCTCGATCGCAACGAATTCCTCCTCTACTTCCAGCCCATCGTGACGAAGGAGGGCCGGATCCGGGCCTTCGAGGCGCTCGTGCGCTGGGATCACCCGAAACGCGGCTTCGTCTCGCCCGCCGACTTCATCCCGCTGGCCGAAGAGACGGGCGTGATCATCCCGATGGGCGAGTGGATCCTGCAGCAGGCCTGCATGATCGCCGCGGCCTGGCCCAGCGACATCAGCGTCGCCGTCAACCTGTCACCCATCCAGTTCCGTCACTCAGACCTGGTGCTTCTCGTGAATTCCGCGCTGCAGGAAAGCGGCTTGGCCGCCTCGCGGCTGGAGCTGGAGGTCACGGAGTCGGTGTTCCTCGAGGCAACGCCTGCCATCAAGACCGCCCTGGTCAAGCTGCGTGAACGGGGGGTGCGGCTCTCCGTCGATGATTTCGGAACCGGCTATTCCAGCTTGAGCTACCTTCGCCGACTGGCCTTCGACAAGATCAAGATCGACCAGTGTTTCGTCCGGGACCTCCCGCACGAGCAGAGCGGCGCGGCCATCGTCCGCGCGATCATCGATCTGGCGACAAGCCTCAAGATGACGGTCATTGCCGAGGGCGTCGAGACCGAGGCGCAGCGCCGGTGCCTCCTGAGCCTGGGTTGCCACGAACTCCAAGGCTATCTGTTCAGCAAACCCGTACCGGCCGAGGAGGCCAATGCCCTGGCGAGCCAGCAAGGCCTCCGGCGGGGAAAGATCCAGGCCGCCTGA
- a CDS encoding acyl-CoA thioesterase, whose product MAAIQGPYAILFLACQFLAVAITIFGFIAYAWMPLFGRDAVIGSIALILVACSIGHAIPLRRIKVLHGVVLILGVCAGLAAVAGLAGGSSGPGVPLSSFDQRFYGLVLPSLVGFLLGPWMDVQQWQRAVEIHREGASVRSAYAIGAVLFVGLLTLNALLASAAGLGEPVVSFDGLPGAYAAVAQATERTHLAGVTAAFLIWTVVAAATTIDGFYSATRWLMTAITTRSNSPLLAFVPASMVSSPIWILMAAFTAAVVAIQLNLSLMYLMVPFATLLVGGAACLVCEALGASRRYDPVLSYMIGLAASLVFLTGYIEPNAAYLTLAPVIGLVGALPMIAELLGFSDRPAASATPAPVPADEPATRTVVVAVPRDEAIASHGFDGEWFTLNLTPTYDDTNSVGNVYFANYVRWVGKARELFFNTCMPDFDLKSTDFYVLTKSFQHDFRREAAEFEPITVRVRIASHNRKFVTLAHEIHSGINGLLGRGEQSLMFVDTVQYRPLDIPRTIIEGFLPYWPKSSPHAASTVPGPLGAGSIGV is encoded by the coding sequence ATGGCGGCCATCCAAGGACCCTACGCGATTCTGTTCCTCGCCTGTCAGTTCCTCGCGGTTGCAATCACGATCTTCGGCTTCATCGCCTATGCTTGGATGCCCCTGTTCGGGCGGGACGCGGTGATTGGCTCGATCGCGCTCATCCTCGTGGCCTGCTCGATCGGACATGCGATCCCACTTCGTCGCATCAAGGTCCTGCACGGCGTCGTCCTGATCCTGGGCGTGTGCGCCGGCCTCGCGGCGGTCGCCGGGCTGGCGGGCGGATCCAGCGGTCCGGGCGTCCCGCTGTCCTCCTTCGATCAGCGCTTCTATGGGCTCGTGCTTCCCTCGCTCGTCGGCTTTCTGCTCGGCCCCTGGATGGACGTGCAGCAGTGGCAGCGCGCGGTCGAGATTCACCGCGAGGGCGCTTCCGTCCGGTCGGCCTATGCGATCGGGGCGGTCCTCTTCGTCGGCCTGCTGACCCTCAATGCCCTGCTCGCATCCGCGGCGGGCCTGGGCGAGCCGGTCGTGTCGTTCGACGGCCTGCCCGGAGCCTACGCCGCCGTGGCGCAGGCCACGGAGCGGACGCACCTCGCGGGCGTGACGGCGGCCTTCCTGATCTGGACGGTCGTGGCGGCGGCCACCACGATCGACGGTTTCTACAGCGCGACGCGCTGGCTCATGACGGCCATCACGACGCGCAGCAACTCGCCGCTCCTCGCCTTCGTGCCGGCCTCAATGGTGTCGTCGCCGATCTGGATCCTGATGGCCGCCTTCACGGCCGCGGTCGTTGCGATTCAACTCAATCTCTCGCTGATGTACCTGATGGTGCCCTTCGCGACGCTCCTCGTGGGTGGAGCCGCCTGCCTCGTCTGCGAGGCGCTCGGAGCCTCCCGGCGCTACGACCCGGTCCTCAGCTACATGATCGGTCTGGCCGCGAGCCTCGTCTTCCTGACCGGCTACATCGAGCCGAACGCGGCGTATCTGACCCTGGCGCCGGTCATCGGGCTCGTCGGCGCGCTGCCGATGATCGCGGAGCTGCTCGGCTTCAGTGACCGGCCGGCCGCGTCGGCGACGCCGGCACCGGTGCCCGCGGACGAGCCTGCCACGAGGACGGTGGTGGTCGCCGTACCCCGGGATGAGGCAATCGCCTCGCACGGCTTCGACGGGGAGTGGTTCACCTTGAATCTGACCCCGACCTACGACGACACCAATTCCGTCGGGAACGTCTATTTCGCGAACTACGTCCGCTGGGTCGGCAAGGCGCGAGAGCTGTTCTTCAACACCTGCATGCCCGACTTCGATCTGAAATCGACGGATTTCTACGTGCTGACGAAATCGTTCCAGCACGATTTCCGGCGCGAGGCCGCCGAGTTCGAGCCCATCACCGTTCGTGTCCGCATCGCCAGCCACAACCGGAAATTCGTGACGCTCGCGCACGAAATCCATAGCGGGATCAACGGTCTGCTCGGTCGCGGCGAGCAGTCCCTGATGTTCGTGGACACGGTCCAGTATCGTCCGCTGGACATCCCGCGGACCATCATCGAGGGCTTTCTTCCCTACTGGCCCAAAAGCTCTCCGCATGCGGCCTCGACCGTTCCGGGTCCGTTGGGCGCCGGGAGCATCGGCGTCTGA
- a CDS encoding phage holin family protein gives MSQQNRPQGEPAEDPRTTAVLMLVAIREASAHLGKLLRLARTEIRGNLRAVALLVLLFGGALLLVVAALVLLLFALRDALATLIGSETGAALIVALPFVLASAILSVWAQRVWNRPSVEG, from the coding sequence GTGAGCCAACAGAACCGTCCGCAAGGTGAGCCGGCCGAGGATCCTCGCACCACCGCCGTTCTGATGCTCGTCGCGATCCGTGAAGCCAGCGCTCACCTCGGCAAGCTGCTCCGGCTGGCGCGAACGGAAATCCGCGGCAATCTGCGGGCGGTCGCCCTGCTCGTGCTGCTGTTCGGCGGCGCGCTCCTGCTGGTCGTCGCCGCACTGGTTCTCCTGCTGTTCGCCCTGCGGGACGCACTCGCGACGCTGATCGGCAGCGAGACCGGGGCGGCGCTGATCGTCGCCCTGCCGTTCGTGCTCGCCTCGGCGATCCTGTCGGTGTGGGCGCAGCGCGTCTGGAACCGGCCGTCCGTCGAAGGCTGA
- a CDS encoding alpha/beta hydrolase domain-containing protein — protein MRNVWVVVGAIGCALGAAPAQAGITGIEIASVEPFADGAEFGAAGSYERVVGTARGELDPADPANAGIVDIALAPRNARGMVEYKTDLFILRPKDPARGSGTLLFEVLNRGRKFLFNWVLDAPAQGVQAVNDPRTATDAGTGLVLRRGYTLVWSGWEADALRQQGGMAIDVPVATRNGKPIVERVRDELVSATRGPPEAPFALTFKTASQDKTSARLTVRRREADPPRPVPPEAWHYATPRQIELLPKGTKPLPGSLYEFTYQATEPKVLGIGFAATRDVVAYLRSEAGAAANPAGGAIRHTLALGISQSGRYLRDFIQQGFNRDETGKRVFDGVLSHIAGVGGVFLNARFGQPSRTNTQHEDHLYPENTFPFSTARQHDPITGRTGSILRDDGFDPLLIEANTGTEYWQKGASLLTTDPVGRSDVPLPDTARAYLVSSGFHYGRAGLTSTKGPCTNPRSTLNPAPAVRALLVALEEWVKDGKAPPDSRVPRLSDGTLVEAAEIGFPFMVGVPVPTAPNAMARFSTYLDPRPESGPQYRPLVPRVDADGNDAAGIRLPAVAAPRATFTGWNLYADPFPADALCDREGSQIPFPATQAERIEKGDPRRSVEERYPDADAYRAAVTKSVDALVTERLLLREDGDRMIAAARQETP, from the coding sequence ATGCGCAACGTTTGGGTTGTGGTCGGCGCAATTGGCTGCGCTCTGGGGGCCGCGCCGGCCCAGGCGGGCATCACCGGCATCGAGATCGCCAGCGTCGAGCCTTTTGCCGACGGCGCCGAGTTCGGCGCGGCCGGCAGCTACGAGCGCGTCGTCGGCACGGCCCGCGGCGAGCTCGACCCGGCCGACCCCGCCAATGCCGGCATCGTCGACATCGCCCTGGCGCCCCGCAACGCCCGCGGCATGGTCGAGTACAAGACCGACCTGTTCATCCTGCGGCCCAAGGATCCGGCCCGCGGCAGCGGAACGCTGCTGTTCGAGGTGCTGAACCGGGGCCGCAAGTTCCTCTTCAACTGGGTCCTCGATGCGCCGGCCCAAGGCGTGCAGGCCGTCAACGATCCGAGGACCGCCACGGATGCCGGGACCGGGCTCGTCCTGCGCCGGGGCTACACCCTCGTCTGGTCCGGCTGGGAGGCGGATGCCCTGCGCCAACAGGGCGGCATGGCCATCGATGTGCCGGTCGCCACGCGCAACGGCAAGCCGATCGTCGAGCGCGTGCGCGATGAGCTCGTCAGCGCGACCCGCGGGCCCCCGGAGGCGCCCTTCGCCCTGACCTTCAAGACGGCGAGCCAGGACAAGACGAGCGCGCGGCTCACCGTGCGGCGCCGGGAGGCCGACCCGCCGCGGCCGGTGCCGCCGGAGGCTTGGCACTACGCCACGCCGCGTCAGATCGAGCTCCTGCCGAAGGGCACCAAGCCGTTGCCCGGCTCGCTCTACGAGTTCACCTACCAAGCCACCGAGCCGAAGGTGCTCGGGATCGGTTTCGCCGCCACGCGGGATGTGGTGGCCTATCTCCGTAGTGAGGCCGGGGCTGCGGCCAACCCGGCGGGCGGCGCCATCAGGCACACCCTCGCGCTCGGCATCTCGCAGAGTGGGCGCTATCTCCGCGATTTCATCCAGCAGGGCTTCAACCGGGACGAGACCGGCAAGCGGGTCTTCGACGGCGTGCTGTCCCATATCGCGGGCGTGGGCGGGGTGTTCCTCAATGCCCGCTTCGGTCAGCCCTCGCGCACCAACACGCAGCACGAAGACCACCTCTATCCGGAGAACACCTTCCCGTTCTCGACTGCCCGCCAGCACGACCCGATCACCGGGCGGACGGGCAGCATCCTGCGGGACGATGGCTTCGATCCGCTGCTGATCGAAGCGAACACCGGCACGGAGTATTGGCAGAAGGGCGCCTCCCTCCTGACGACCGACCCGGTCGGCCGCAGCGATGTGCCGCTGCCCGACACCGCGCGCGCCTATCTGGTCTCGAGCGGCTTCCATTACGGGCGTGCGGGCCTGACCTCGACGAAGGGACCGTGCACGAACCCGCGCAGCACCCTGAATCCGGCCCCGGCAGTTCGCGCGCTACTCGTCGCGCTAGAGGAGTGGGTGAAGGACGGCAAGGCACCCCCGGATAGCCGTGTTCCCCGCCTGTCCGATGGGACTCTGGTCGAGGCGGCGGAGATCGGCTTTCCGTTCATGGTCGGCGTCCCCGTCCCGACGGCGCCCAATGCGATGGCGCGCTTCAGCACCTACCTGGACCCGCGCCCGGAAAGCGGGCCGCAATATCGCCCGCTGGTCCCGCGCGTCGACGCCGACGGCAACGATGCGGCCGGCATCCGTCTGCCGGCCGTCGCGGCACCGCGGGCAACCTTCACGGGCTGGAACCTCTATGCCGATCCCTTCCCCGCCGACGCATTGTGCGACCGGGAGGGCAGCCAGATCCCATTCCCGGCCACGCAGGCCGAGCGGATCGAGAAAGGCGATCCCAGACGGTCCGTGGAAGAGCGTTATCCGGATGCCGACGCCTATCGCGCGGCCGTGACGAAGTCCGTCGATGCGCTCGTGACGGAGCGCCTCCTGCTGCGCGAGGACGGGGATCGCATGATTGCCGCGGCTCGACAGGAAACGCCGTAG